Proteins co-encoded in one Gossypium arboreum isolate Shixiya-1 chromosome 11, ASM2569848v2, whole genome shotgun sequence genomic window:
- the LOC108473659 gene encoding serine/threonine-protein kinase PBL34-like isoform X1 has product MGFGHQSREVVEENSSRKKKDGGEEETGCWVKLRFIGSCMSSRSRVDNSVSGRTGTHYAESEPTKESSGDQPVVLVSSTTTSNGGSASSTPKFSEELRVASQLRKFTFIDLKLATRNFRPESLLGEGGFGCVFKGWIEENGTAPVKPGTGLTVAVKTLNIDGLQGHKEWLAEVDYLGNLLHPNLVKLVGYCIEDDHRLLVYEFMPRGSLENHLFRKGSLPLPWSIRMKIALGAAKGLAFLHEEAERPVIYRDFKTSNILLDADYNAKLSDFGLAKDGPEGDKTHVSTRVMGTYGYAAPEYVMTGHLTSKSDVYSFGVVLLEMLTGRRSMDKNRPNGEHNLVEWARPHLGDKRRFFRILDPRLEGHFSIKGALRAAQLAAQCLSRDPKARPQMSEVVETLKPLPNLNDMASSSYYFQSMQSDRSRSSNITAKNGIRVQAGFVTRNGQPMRSLSSLNGPQASPFHQHPPSPKPKAKEP; this is encoded by the exons ATGGGTTTTGGTCATCAATCTAGGGAAGTAGTGGAGGAAAATTCATCaaggaagaagaaagatggagGGGAAGAAGAAACAGGATGTTGGGTTAAATTAAGGTTTATCGGAAGTTGCATGTCTTCAAGATCAAGAGTTGATAACTCTGTGAGTGGAAGAACAGGCACTCATTATG CGGAAAGTGAACCTACAAAAGAGAGCAGCGGAGATCAACCAGTTGTTCTAGTGTCTTCTACGACCACAAGCAATGGTGGAAGTGCTTCATCCACACCAAAATTCAGTGAGGAACTGAGAGTTGCTTCACAGCTTCGGAAGTTCACATTTATTGACCTTAAATTAGCGACTAGAAATTTCAGACCCGAAAGTCTTCTCGGTGAGGGTGGGTTTGGTTGTGTCTTCAAAGGTTGGATTGAAGAGAACGGAACTGCTCCCGTAAAACCTGGTACTGGGCTTACGGTTGCTGTCAAAACCCTAAACATTGACGGACTTCAGGGTCACAAAGAATGGCTG GCTGAAGTGGATTATCTCGGTAACCTCCTCCATCCTAATTTGGTTAAATTGGTTGGTTACTGTATTGAAGATGATCACAGATTACTGGTATATGAGTTTATGCCACGAGGAAGTTTGGAGAACCACCTCTTCAGAA AAGGGTCCCTGCCACTTCCTTGGTCTATTAGAATGAAAATTGCACTTGGTGCTGCGAAGGGTCTAGCCTTTCTTCATGAAGAAGCAGAAAGACCTGTGATATATCGTGATTTTAAAACGTCTAATATCTTGTTAGATGCG GATTACAATGCCAAACTCTCTGATTTTGGATTGGCGAAAGATGGTCCAGAAGGAGATAAAACTCATGTGTCTACTCGAGTTATGGGAACATATGGCTACGCTGCACCAGAATATGTAATGACTG GACATTTGACATCAAAGAGTGACGTGTATAGCTTTGGAGTAGTTTTACTTGAGATGTTGACTGGCCGGCGGTCCATGGACAAAAACCGACCAAATGGGGAACACAATCTTGTGGAATGGGCGAGACCGCATCTAGGAGACAAGAGAAGGTTCTTCCGGATTTTAGATCCTCGTCTTGAAGGGCATTTTTCTATCAAAGGTGCATTGAGAGCAGCCCAGCTGGCTGCCCAATGTCTTAGCCGAGATCCCAAAGCCAGACCTCAGATGAGTGAAGTTGTTGAAACTCTAAAGCCCCTTCCAAACCTTAATGATATGGCCAGCTCCTCCTATTACTTCCAATCTATGCAATCCGATCGGTCTAGGTCCTCCAACATAACTGCCAAAAATGGCATAAGAGTGCAGGCAGGATTCGTAACGAGGAACGGACAACCTATGAGGAGTTTATCCAGTTTGAATGGTCCTCAGGCTTCTCCATTTCACCAACATCCTCCGTCACCAAAGCCTAAAGCAAAAGAACCATAG
- the LOC108470363 gene encoding beta-glucuronosyltransferase GlcAT14B-like, whose translation MKKLRTYYAQFRHNSNQAMERKWILPLALGSIVSLFLLFLTTLTSFDGSPFLFFYHPSAVLGGSSPFVESQLKPIPVSTLPPPPRFAYLISGSAGDGLMLRRTLLALYHPLNQYVVHLDREASSEERLDLEKFVKDHQVFNKFRNVRMIVKANLVTYRGPTMVANTLHAAAILLKQGGDWDWFINLSASDYPLVTQDDLLHTFSYLPRDLNFIDHTSNIGWKEFHRAKPIIIDPGLYSLKKADVFWVTQRRSVPTAFKLFTGSAWMALSRSFIDYCIWGWDNLPRTVLMYYANFLSSPEGYFHTVICNAQKFRNTTVNSDLHFISWDNPPKQHPHYLRLNDMQRMINSNAPFARKFPRDDPAALDKIDSDLLSRGPDMFTPGGWCVGSGKNGSDPCSVIGNTTVIKPGPGATRLETLISALLSDNNFRPRQCK comes from the exons ATGAAGAAATTGAGAACCTATTACGCGCAGTTCCGTCACAACAGTAACCAAGCAATGGAGCGTAAATGGATCTTGCCATTAGCTCTTGGCTCCATTGTTTCATTATTTCTACTCTTTTTAACAACATTAACCTCTTTTGATGGCTCCCCATTTCTTTTCTTCTACCATCCCTCCGCCGTACTCGGCGGTTCGTCCCCTTTCGTGGAGAGCCAACTGAAACCCATCCCTGTCTCCACTCTCCCTCCACCTCCTCGCTTCGCTTACCTCATTTCAGGCTCCGCCGGTGATGGCCTGATGTTGAGAAGGACCCTCTTGGCCCTTTACCATCCTTTGAATCAATATGTAGTTCATCTTGACCGGGAAGCTAGCTCTGAAGAGAGGCTCGATCTGGAGAAGTTTGTGAAAGATCATCAAGTGTTTAACAAATTCAGGAATGTTAGGATGATCGTGAAAGCTAATTTGGTTACTTATAGGGGTCCTACCATGGTTGCTAATACGCTTCATGCTGCTGCAATTTTGTTGAAACAAGGTGGAGACTGGGATTGGTTTATTAATCTTAGTGCTTCTGATTATCCCCTTGTTACTCAAGATG ATCTGTTACATACATTTTCATACTTGCCAAGGGATCTTAATTTCATTGATCATACAAGCAATATTGGGTGGAAAGA GTTTCATAGAGCTAAGCCAATTATTATAGATCCAGGGTTGTACAGTTTGAAAAAAGCTGATGTGTTTTGGGTTACTCAAAGGAGAAGCGTGCCTACTGCATTCAAACTCTTTACAG GTTCTGCTTGGATGGCACTTTCTCGATCTTTTATCGATTACTGCATTTGGGGATGGGACAACCTACCTCGAACAGTCCTCATGTACTACGCTAACTTTTTATCTTCTCCAGAAGGTTACTTCCACACCGTGATTTGTAATGCTCAAAAATTCCGTAACACTACCGTGAACAGTGACCTCCATTTCATATCATGGGATAACCCTCCCAAGCAACATCCTCATTACCTCAGGCTGAATGACATGCAACGGATGATCAACAGCAATGCTCCTTTCGCAAGAAAGTTCCCTCGGGATGATCCTGCAGCGCTAGACAAAATCGACTCTGACCTCTTGTCTCGTGGTCCAGACATGTTCACTCCTGGTGGTTGGTGTGTAGGAAGTGGGAAAAATGGGAGTGATCCTTGTTCCGTTATTGGTAATACAACCGTCATCAAGCCTGGCCCTGGAGCAACAAGGTTGGAAACTTTGATTAGCGCTCTTCTATCCGACAACAATTTCCGACCACGACAATGCAAATAA
- the LOC108470820 gene encoding FACT complex subunit SSRP1-like: MTDGHLFNNISLGGRGGTNPGQLKIYSGGILWKKQGGGKAVEVDKSDILGVTWMKVPRTNQLGVRIKDGLYYKFAGFRDQDVASLTNFFQNNCGITPQEKQLSVSGHNWGEVDLNGNMLTFVTGSKQAFEVSLADVSQTQLQGKNDVILEFHVDDTTGANEKDSLMEISFHIPNANTQFVGDENRPPAQVFREKIMSVADVGTGVEEAVVTFEGIAILTPRGRYSVELHLSFLRLQGQANDFKIQYSSVVRLFLLPKFNQPHTFVVVTLDPPIRKGQTLYPHIVLQFETDYVVESTLSINEDLLNTKYKDRLEPSYKGLIHEVFTTIMRGLSGAKVTKPGKFRSCQDGYAVKSSLKAEDGVLYPLEKSFFFLPKPPTLILHEEIDYVEFERHAAGGSNMHYFDLLIRLKTEQEHLFRNIQRNEYHNLFDFISSKGLKIMNLGDVRTADGVAEILQNDDDDAVDPHLERIKNEAGVDESDEEDEDFVIDKDDGGSPTDDSGEEESDASESGDEKEKPAKKDQRKEAAVAAAASSSKESKKKGRDGQDDGKKKKRKKKDPNAPKRAMTGFFYFSQAERENVKKSHPGIPFTEVSKILGDRWRKLPKEEKEPYEAKARVDKKRYDDEKNEMKGNSNNPQPMNIDSGNESD, from the exons ATGACGGACGGTCATCTCTTCAACAACATCTCCCTTGGCGGTCGAGGCGGCACG AATCCTGGACAGCTTAAAATTTATTCAGGAGGTATTCTATGGAAGAAACAAGGAGGCGGTAAAGCAGTAGAAGTTGACAAATCTGATATCTTAGGGGTTACATGGATGAAGGTCCCTAGGACAAATCAACTTGGTGTTAGAATCAAAGATGGATTGTACTACAAGTTCGCTGGATTCCGTGACCAG GATGTTGCCAGTTTGACCAATTTTTTTCAGAATAATTGTGGAATAACACCACAAGAAAAACAGCTTTCTGTCAGTGGTCATAACTGGGGAGAAGTCGATTTAAATG GGAATATGCTTACCTTTGTGACTGGTTCAAAGCAAGCTTTTGAAGTGTCATTAGCTGATGTATCACAAACTCAGCTTCAAGGGAAAAACGATGTCATCTTGGAGTTCCATGTGGATGATACAACTGGAGCTAATGAG AAAGATTCACTTATGGAGATAAGTTTCCACATACCCAACGCCAACACCCAATTTGTTGGTGATGAAAATCGTCCTCCTGCTCAG GTTTTCCGTGAAAAAATCATGTCAGTGGCTGATGTTGGTACTGGAGTTGAGGAAGCTGTTGTCACTTTTGAGGGCATTGCAATCCTCACACCAAG GGGTCGGTATAGTGTTGAACTTCATCTGTCATTCTTGCGACTCCAAGGACAGGCTAATgatttcaaaattcaatataGCAGTGTTGTGCGTCTTTTTTTGCTTCCAAAG TTCAACCAGCCTCATACTTTTGTTGTTGTTACACTGGATCCACCTATCCGTAAAGGGCAAACTTTGTACCCACATATTGTCTTGCAG TTTGAAACTGATTATGTTGTTGAAAGCACCTTGTCCATAAATGAGGATCTTTTGAATACCAAGTACAAAGACAGGCTGGAACCTTCTTACAAG GGACTTATTCACGAAGTTTTTACCACAATAATGCGTGGTTTATCTGGTGCCAAAGTTACCAAACCAGGAAAATTCCGTAGCTGTCAAGATGGTTATGCTGTCAAGTCTTCATTGAAAGCTGAAGATGGAGTCCTGTATCCACTTGAAAAGAGCTTCTTTTTTCTACCCAAACCTCCTACACTTATTCTTCATGAAGAG ATTGACTATGTTGAATTTGAGAGGCATGCTGCTGGTGgctcaaatatgcattattttgATCTTCTTATAAGATTAAAAACTGAGCAAGAACATTTATTTCGGAATATTCAGAGAAATGAATATCACAATTTGTTTGACTTCATCAG TTCTAAGGGTTTGAAGATTATGAACCTTGGAGATGTACGAACCGCAGATGGTGTGGCTGAGATTCTTCAAAATGATGACGATGATGCAGTTGATCCACATCTTGAACGCATTAAGAACGAAGCTGGCGTGGATGAAAGTGATGAGGAG GATGAGGACTTTGTTATTGACAAGGACGATGGAGGTTCTCCAACTGATGATTCTGGGGAGGAAGAATCTGATGCTAGTGAAAGTGGAGATGAGAAAGAG AAACCTGCAAAAAAGGATCAAAGGAAGGAAGCTGCTGTTGCTGCAGCTGCCTCTTCTTCTAAAGAAAGTAAGAAGAAAGGTAGAGATGGACAAGATGATGGAAAGAAGAAGAAACGGAAAAAGAAGGATCCTAATGCACCAAAGAGGGCAATGACTGGCTTCTTCTATTTTTCACAGGCGGAAAGGGAG AATGTGAAGAAAAGTCATCCGGGTATACCATTTACAGAGGTGTCCAAAATACTTGGAGATAGGTGGAGAAAGTTGCCAA AGGAGGAGAAGGAACCATATGAAGCAAAGGCTAGGGTTGATAAAAAGCGATACGATGATGAGAAGAATGAGATGAAAGGCAATAGTAACAATCCTCAACCTATGAACATTGATTCTGGAAATGAATCCGACTGA
- the LOC108471652 gene encoding pectate lyase-like produces the protein MKITKAQLVFLFSFATLIPTLWGGGGNIADFDDVWKRRADQAWKNTLAAYEPSPENVTSKFNENVHKALVANKSNKTKDLEGSEDRRNLRGKHKKYTGPCMATNPIDRCWRCRPDWAENRKRLTQCVIGFGHRTEGGEKGKYYEVTDNSDDDPVNPKPGTLRFAVIQKRPLWIIFAHDMHIKLSRELIVQSKKTIDGRGANVHIAHGAGITLQFVDDVIIHSIHIHHIGPSKAGLIRDSVDHIGLRTTGDGDGINIFGSTNIWLDHLSMSECQDGLIDAIQGSTAITISNCHFTHHNDVILLGASDTYERDKLMQVTVAFNHFGKELIQRMPRCRWGFFHVVNNDYTHWKMYAIGGSMHPTIISQGNRFIAPDDPKAKEITNRNYAPQSEWSKWVWRSEGDLLLNGARFTKSGPDKSPQFDFTKMQMIKAKPATFVRRLTRFAGALDCEKGNKC, from the exons atgaaaataacaAAGGCCCAACTGGTTTTCCTGTTTTCATTTGCCACACTAATTCCGACACTATGGGGTGGTGGTGGTAATATTGCTGATTTTGACGACGTATGGAAGCGACGTGCCGATCAGGCATGGAAGAACACTCTGGCAGCTTACGAACCAAGCCCAGAAAATGTCACCAGTAAATTCAATGAGAATGTTCACAA GGCTCTTGTTgcaaataaaagtaacaaaaccAAGGATTTGGAGGGTAGTGAAGATAGGAGGAACTTGAGGGGCAAACACAAAAAGTACACGGGTCCATGCATGGCCACAAACCCCATCGACAGGTGTTGGCGATGCAGACCTGACTGGGCCGAGAACCGTAAGAGGCTGACGCAATGCGTGATTGGTTTTGGCCACCGAACCGAAGGAGGAGAGAAAGGGAAATACTATGAGGTTACTGATAATTCCGATGATGACCCGGTCAATCCTAAACCCGGAACTTTACGTTTTGCCGTCATCCAGAAAAGGCCATTGTGGATCATTTTCGCTCAtgacatgcacatcaaattatcACGTGAGCTCATTGTCCAAAGCAAGAAGACGATCGACGGTCGTGGAGCCAACGTTCATATCGCGCATGGAGCTGGCATCACACTTCAATTCGTGGACGATGTCATCATCCATAGCAttcatattcatcacattggtCCAAGCAAGGCTGGCCTAATCAGGGACTCAGTGGATCATATAGGATTGAGGACAACGGGTGATGGGGATGGCATTAACATCTTCGGATCCACAAACATTTGGCTCGATCACCTTTCCATGTCGGAGTGTCAAGATGGACTCATTGATGCTATCCAAGGTTCCACTGCCATCACAATCTCAAACTGCCATTTCACCCACCATAACGAT GTGATACTACTGGGTGCAAGTGACACCTACGAAAGAGATAAACTAATGCAAGTCACAGTTGCATTCAACCATTTTGGGAAAGAACTGATACAAAGAATGCCGAGATGCAGGTGGGGATTCTTTCATGTTGTTAACAATGATTACACACATTGGAAAATGTATGCAATTGGGGGTAGCATGCATCCCACCATTATCAGCCAAGGTAATAGGTTCATTGCTCCAGACGATCCCAAAGCCAAAGAG ATAACGAACAGGAACTATGCACCCCAGTCGGAATGGAGCAAGTGGGTATGGAGATCGGAAGGAGATTTGTTGTTGAACGGAGCCCGTTTTACAAAATCGGGGCCGGATAAATCTCCCCAGTTTGACTTCACCAAGATGCAGATGATCAAAGCCAAGCCAGCAACATTTGTGAGAAGACTCACCCGTTTTGCTGGGGCTCTTGACTGCGAAAAGGGGAACAAGTGTTAG
- the LOC108473659 gene encoding serine/threonine-protein kinase PBL34-like isoform X2 — MGFGHQSREVVEENSSRKKKDGGEEETGCWVKLRFIGSCMSSRSRVDNSVSGRTGTHYAESEPTKESSGDQPVVLVSSTTTSNGGSASSTPKFSEELRVASQLRKFTFIDLKLATRNFRPESLLGEGGFGCVFKGWIEENGTAPVKPGTGLTVAVKTLNIDGLQGHKEWLAEVDYLGNLLHPNLVKLVGYCIEDDHRLLVYEFMPRGSLENHLFRRSLPLPWSIRMKIALGAAKGLAFLHEEAERPVIYRDFKTSNILLDADYNAKLSDFGLAKDGPEGDKTHVSTRVMGTYGYAAPEYVMTGHLTSKSDVYSFGVVLLEMLTGRRSMDKNRPNGEHNLVEWARPHLGDKRRFFRILDPRLEGHFSIKGALRAAQLAAQCLSRDPKARPQMSEVVETLKPLPNLNDMASSSYYFQSMQSDRSRSSNITAKNGIRVQAGFVTRNGQPMRSLSSLNGPQASPFHQHPPSPKPKAKEP; from the exons ATGGGTTTTGGTCATCAATCTAGGGAAGTAGTGGAGGAAAATTCATCaaggaagaagaaagatggagGGGAAGAAGAAACAGGATGTTGGGTTAAATTAAGGTTTATCGGAAGTTGCATGTCTTCAAGATCAAGAGTTGATAACTCTGTGAGTGGAAGAACAGGCACTCATTATG CGGAAAGTGAACCTACAAAAGAGAGCAGCGGAGATCAACCAGTTGTTCTAGTGTCTTCTACGACCACAAGCAATGGTGGAAGTGCTTCATCCACACCAAAATTCAGTGAGGAACTGAGAGTTGCTTCACAGCTTCGGAAGTTCACATTTATTGACCTTAAATTAGCGACTAGAAATTTCAGACCCGAAAGTCTTCTCGGTGAGGGTGGGTTTGGTTGTGTCTTCAAAGGTTGGATTGAAGAGAACGGAACTGCTCCCGTAAAACCTGGTACTGGGCTTACGGTTGCTGTCAAAACCCTAAACATTGACGGACTTCAGGGTCACAAAGAATGGCTG GCTGAAGTGGATTATCTCGGTAACCTCCTCCATCCTAATTTGGTTAAATTGGTTGGTTACTGTATTGAAGATGATCACAGATTACTGGTATATGAGTTTATGCCACGAGGAAGTTTGGAGAACCACCTCTTCAGAA GGTCCCTGCCACTTCCTTGGTCTATTAGAATGAAAATTGCACTTGGTGCTGCGAAGGGTCTAGCCTTTCTTCATGAAGAAGCAGAAAGACCTGTGATATATCGTGATTTTAAAACGTCTAATATCTTGTTAGATGCG GATTACAATGCCAAACTCTCTGATTTTGGATTGGCGAAAGATGGTCCAGAAGGAGATAAAACTCATGTGTCTACTCGAGTTATGGGAACATATGGCTACGCTGCACCAGAATATGTAATGACTG GACATTTGACATCAAAGAGTGACGTGTATAGCTTTGGAGTAGTTTTACTTGAGATGTTGACTGGCCGGCGGTCCATGGACAAAAACCGACCAAATGGGGAACACAATCTTGTGGAATGGGCGAGACCGCATCTAGGAGACAAGAGAAGGTTCTTCCGGATTTTAGATCCTCGTCTTGAAGGGCATTTTTCTATCAAAGGTGCATTGAGAGCAGCCCAGCTGGCTGCCCAATGTCTTAGCCGAGATCCCAAAGCCAGACCTCAGATGAGTGAAGTTGTTGAAACTCTAAAGCCCCTTCCAAACCTTAATGATATGGCCAGCTCCTCCTATTACTTCCAATCTATGCAATCCGATCGGTCTAGGTCCTCCAACATAACTGCCAAAAATGGCATAAGAGTGCAGGCAGGATTCGTAACGAGGAACGGACAACCTATGAGGAGTTTATCCAGTTTGAATGGTCCTCAGGCTTCTCCATTTCACCAACATCCTCCGTCACCAAAGCCTAAAGCAAAAGAACCATAG